The Oncorhynchus mykiss isolate Arlee chromosome 8, USDA_OmykA_1.1, whole genome shotgun sequence genome includes the window tgtttgttgttttcaaaCCCTAGCATTAGAaggcttccttccttccttttaaAGACGTGTTAATAATATGACACCAAACACATAGAATCAAGGGTAGTGGGTCAAAGTAAAGGAGCTGACATTACTACAGACTCATTTACTGTCGTTATACGTCTGGAGAATCTGCAATGTCCTCAATTTTTTAACCCACAAAAAGGAACTCACGGTTACATGGTTAGGACTTCAATGCAGTTGTTTGGGATGGGTGGTGGTTCTGTGTGGCTACAGTTGTTGTTCTGAATAAATTACAtatctgtctagtagttgttgtTCTGTGTGCTTCTGTGCTTGTGTTGGTTGGCTGCAAAGCCTTAGCACTGCCCTGTATTTTGGCCCTGCTGCTGCACCATAAAGCTGATAAACGGTTTGCCGTAATGGCACTGTTGATGATTCTGGAGTAACATCCTCTGGTAACACAGGTCACACTATAATTTAAACACATCTTGGGAAATGCTCtgatatagatacagtatatactactATGGTCAATATACTCACCTTTCTTCTACAATGCTCTCAGTGGTAATGTAAACCAATGTTTGGCCAAGAACAAATGCCTGTGTGGATCAGAACTATTTACACACTACCAGAAATAGCAGTACTTAAAAATCACAACATATAGCCAGAAATGGATGTATGCACACATTTTTCTCGGGTCAGAGGTGGTTGCAGTAAGAAACTGTTCTAGGATCAGTGAATGTTTTAGTTAATCTCTTCTCAATCCCAAAGTTCCTGAGGGCGGTGAAGCATTTTGGTGAAGATGCTGGGAAGATGCAGCCGGATGAGTTCTTTGGCATCTTCGACCAGTTTCTGGGGTCGTTTGCCGAGGCGCGTCAGGAAAATGAGAATATGCGCCGGCGCAAGGATGAGGAGGAGCGCAGGGCAAAAATGGAAACTCAGGTGTGTACATACCTGCTAATCCTGAATTTCATTAAGATTTCCCCTGACAATTCTCCCTTGTTTCAATATCTGTGTGCTGTTTTTATATCGCATTTAGTGCTGAAGATCGCAACCTCATTTCATTATGGATTTAAGTTACAGCTGTAAGGGTGAACATCACATTATTACAAccaataattacatttttattacaTCAGATATGTCACCAGGGCAATTTTCAGATTTTACATTTTCGTACCTCAAAAGAGGTCTTGAGTCGAACCAATTTCATATTCCATGCCTTTTGCTGATTAGATTGCATAACATGTATTAGGAGAGATCTGTAGGGATACATTTCAGATTAATGGGAAAGATTGGTCCCATCCAAAATCAGCTTTCCCTCTGAGTCCTTCAACCTGTTCATCTGTCAAAAATCCTGATGTCATTTCATTCAAGTACAGAAATCAGATAAAATGCTCAATTAGATTAAGAAATGTGCGTCATGCACAGAATACTTGGACATCAGTCTTTTTCATCAGGATATTGGGCTAGATATGGTGCCACTGCTGGTACAAGCCTGGCACACAAGCTTGTGAACACACTCAACAATGGCTAAACCAGCTACAATCTAACACTTCCCATGGCTCAAGATCGTATTGGAATGTTTAATGCCAGTTTGACTGAGACGTGGAACGTAGTCAATATGCAGAACACAGGGTTGACAGGAGGAAATTGGGTGCTTTTTGAGAAATATCACATCAGCTGTTGTCGTTACACCTTTATAGCAATAGCCCTTTTTCTTCCCCCACGTCTTTCCTGTCATGATCTCTCCATATTTCCATCTACCCTACGTGTCTCTCTCAGctgaaggagcagagagagaaggagcggaaGGCACGGAAAGCGAAGGCCAGCGGCGAGGACGACGGCGGAGAGTTTGACGACCTGGTGTCGGCACTGCGCTCCGGCGAGGTCTTCGACAAGGACCTGTCCAAGATGAAACGCAACCGCAAGCGCATCAACAGCCAGCCAGATACTGGCAGGGAGCGGCCAGTCACCAAGCTCAACTTCTGAGAGGTCCGGCCCCCTGCCCAGCCCTCTATCCTTTGATCCACCCACTGTCCATCTCACAAGCCTATCAACTCAGACAACCCAGCCATCCACAGGCTGCTTCACCCCTCCTTTTGGCCTGTACTGTCATCCGGTGGCAAACGTTGGGAGTGCAGATTCTTGACCCAACAGCCTCAGAGAAACGTAAAACCATATTTCCACTCATCACAGTATAACGTTCTGAAACATTTTGAGACATGTCAGGCTGTTAACCTCTTGAGGTCTGTAGGAGGCACCACTTCCATTGAAAACTTTGCTACTATCTGACAATAGGAACAATTGATGAATGTGACCCAGGATAGTGAATGTTTCAAGGTGGTCTACTGTTCTTCCCTCAAGATGGAACAGAATGATAAAATGGATATAGACGTTTGTCTGGAAATGAATAACCAAATAAACAGAGTTTGAGGGGGAAGAAGTTTACTAAAACCAGGAAGAGGCCTCTGACAACGCGTGTTATTTGTATTTCAGAATGGGAGAATGGACTGACAACACTATCGTGTGGAGGTCACCTGGGGCGTCATTTATAACCGTTGCGTAAATTTCACACAATTCCTGCGTGCACCATTTCTGAGAAGTCTGTACACGTACAAAAAATATTGAGATTTATAAATTTAGCTTACGCCTTACATACACGTTTCCTGTTATAAATCAGACCTATCGTAACATGGGGACAATAACGGCCTTTATTTACTGTATAATTTGGAACTATTGGCATTAGGCCACGGCATTTAAAATACGAATTGTTGTTCGATATTTACTTTATCAATAGATTATTGGGTTTCTATTTCCTGCCTTGGTATAGACTCAGGCAATAGGCAATGATGTCGCGCTCCTATCgcacaatttatttttattttgcatAAACTACCGGTCTATTTACTatgtaatttatgctgtatctggaaAAGCACCGTGTCTGTTTCTGGCAGAGAAAACAATGGCAAATTGTCATGGACCCGTCAGCAGAACGTCTTGCATTGACTTTTCCTCAACctaaatatactaataataatgtatgccatttagcagacgcttttgtCCAATTCTACTTTAATGCGTGCTAATGCGTGCATACATTTCAAGTATGAGTGGTCCTGGGGATCGAACCCACTGATCTGGCGTAGAaaacgccatgctctaccaactgagctacagaggagcaTGGATTGCCAGTTAGAATTGTAAAACATTGTAGAGAAGGCTGGCAAAAAAATATGCAATTACAGTAGGCCTATTTCAATGTAAAAGATCTGTATGTCGGTATTATAAACCGCGCTCCCTATAATATTGCAAAACATATAGCCTATCTGTTTACTAGGCTTCTAGGTCCAATGAAATGGCAGATGCGCATGGTAATTTGTTCTATGTCCTTCGGGAATATGAACACATCACGGCCAGAAAAGAAGAGGAATATATTCTACAATGGTTATGAAAATAAATAGGAAAAAGATTCCTATGTCTAATTATTTTGGATTCTAAAATTAAAAGTGATTTTCGCTCTTCTCACTACTGGCAAATGACTGCATTCTTGATAATatgttttccatttttttatgaATATGCTTGTCATCATATCGCCATTTGCAGAAAATACATGGTTGCAATACAATATTTCAACCACTAGCAGATGTACGTACGCATGGTCTAAAGTTAGTGACGAGGAGAGCACATTCTCAGTTCAAGTTAGATTTTTATGCGTGATAACTGGCACGCACACATTTTGGGGTATATTTTGTACATACGCAcggtttataaatgaggccccacgACTTCTGTGGAAAGTCACTATTTGCTCAGACCTCATCTGATATATATACACCTTTATAGCCCATGTAACCTGTGGAAACATATTCTATGTCTGGATGGAATTGATTCCAATGACATTATAGCTTCACTAAACAACCCCCAAATTCATGCTGGAGCATGCTCATTCATGCTTGAACAGACACTATTCATGCTGTGTTTAATGGCAGAATCATTGGGCAGACAAATGTACAGGAAACACAATTTTTCAAGGCTGGGTGTTGGAACGACATTTGGGACTTGGGAGAGAAATCTAAAACCAGTGGAAGATGTATGTTGATCAACTATAGTTGACATTAAGAGGACATTTTACAGAGTGGACAAACTTTGTTTCACTTTTTTTTTCCTGCTGGAATGGGGAATTTTGTATGTGGTGATTTTCTAGATCATTAACGCCCAACGTATCCAAGGATCTGAGTGAATAATTACAGGACAGGAAAATACTTTGTTGTTATCTAACAGCCTTGTCTGCCATTTCACAAAACTGTGGACGCTTATGTCAGACTCtatgcatacagtacatacaatgtTGGTTGTTTGCCCCCTCATGTTGTATGTAATTAATTTAAAACCATATCCAGTCAATGCAATACTACTCAACCATTATTTCCCTTTCACAGGAGTGCCCTCCTCCAGAGTTTAACTGTGTGGCAAATTCTTTCACAATTTGAGATACCTCCATTGGGCTTCTATAATTTAAATATGGCCTTCCATTTTATGATGGAGCTGAAGTTAATAAATGGGGAAAAAGATGCAGGTTGTGGTATTTTTATTTCAAATCAAGGTAAAAATAACATTGTCCAATGGCTGCATTCCCAATCACAGCTAAATGTGTCTATGAATggatacatgtttttttttaaattacaaacATCAGCCTCCTTCATAGTCACTTGACTACTTTAGCAGAAAATGTTTGTATAGCGCCATCTTGAGGCCAATATGTGATATTACCCAATATGTTCCACCTTGGCTTTGTAGCACGACACTAACATTGATATGCACATCACCTTAAAGGGAGGCTGAACTGACTGATTTCACCACAGTTTTCCTCCTTATAGGAAATGTGACTCCGGAGATGAGATTCTGTCATGGGGTTGTGGtttataataatatatgccattttagcagacactttaaAGTGTGCATACCGCAGGTTggtgcaccttaattggggaggacaggctcgtggaaatagctggagtggaatggtatcaaacacatgttgTAGGCACAATGCATTGGTAATGAAGGGGGGTGTGTTTTTTCATCCAATACAACTGTTGGATTTTCAAATACAAACAGCGGGAGGTCTCAACCCCCAGGGGGAAAAATGTTTGAGAGAATCAAAGTTCAAACAATTTTTGCGTGTATATTGCACCAACAAACTGACTCCTGTCCAGACCAGTGTGTCACAGCTCTCCCATCGCTTTGTACCAGGCGATGACTGGGCATGACTGAAATCAAAACCCAATCCTCAAATATCCAAGAAATCTGAGACATTGTTTCCTtaaagactgactttatgaccaaagtTATCCTACTTAACACTTTTTAGTTAATTTTGTGTTTATGACCACTACAGGACAGGAGCAAACTTTGTTATATTGGACACCTGCTCATGGAAgttgaccttaaccattcagatgtTTGAGGGAATTCCAACAGCCTTGTCTGCCATGTCTCTTATGTCAGACTCTgtgcatacagtacacacaatacTTATGACCATTACCGATGCTACATAGGCCTTCAATGAGTGATgggttttttgtgtgtttttttttatttttacaattgaTTTGCAATCTGATATGGTCCTTTGCTTGGATGGAGATGCACTCAAAAGTGGTTGTGGGCACTGGTAGCTGCTCCTATTTCAGCAGGAAACCAAGTTTTAGCTTGTCGTCACTTTCCTGCACAAAGCTGGCCACGCCAGTGTAGTGTGCTCTGCCAGCCACCTCAACCACCACAGCCTTGAAGTCTCCACATGTGGTGTCCTGTGCAAAATGGACAGAGAAGTAATTGGGTGCCTTCCAGGTAGACAATTATAGAACTTTGTTTATGTTTTAAATAGAATCTGCATAAAACTGAGTTTACCTACGATTATTGTACTAGTTTTGGGTAAGCTTTTGTGTGTCAAATATCTTTGCTGAATAATTGGTGCAATGATTGCAATGTCAACTGCAGAAAGCAGCAACAAGTCAGTGGCCTTCGATCAAAGTGCTGTGTTTTGCAAAGATGCAGTTATcagtattcccccccccccccccccccccccccccatgtacaTTATGCTCTTATTTGCTCCTCTGCACCTGCAGCACTATCTGGTCTGCATAGTGCATACAGACCTTCTGCTATCCTGAAATTAATATAACAAGACAAATCATACATTTGAGATATCATTGTGTTAATGAAACAAAGCTTAATTGAAAACTTCCAAAAAGGCTAAGAGGCATGAACATATATTGGAGACAGCCCTAGTACCTGAACAGCTTTGCCAGTGAACAGAGATCCTGTGGCCCCACTCTGGAAGGTCCTAGTCTGGTTGAGTTGGATGAGGCCTTTATGATACTGGAGAGCCACACGGGCAGTGACCCCTGAACCTGTAGGGCTTCTGTCCACCTAGCCCATGTGACGTGTCAGAGAACCAAAAAGGAAACAAAATCAGACCACATTAATGTAAGAAGTCTTGCTATAGTTGCAATTAACTTGAACTCTTCTAATTTTAATATCAAATGACTTATTTACAAATCACTGTCAACTTCTGTCTCCAATGTTTATCTATGCTTGCCTTTTACTTTTCTTTTCAACCTTACTTAAAATCATATGGTGATATGACAGGTAGCATGAACAGTGGCTTCTGTTGAAGGCTACTGTACCGTGGCAGGATTTAAAGTTTGTTGTACCTGGGCatctgcaaacacacacatgttaGCAGTGGGCTCTTGGGAATAGGCATCTTTTCCATCTGTGAGGATGGTGCCATAGAGAAAGGCCAGGTCCTCACTGGTTGGGTGATGCAGTTTTACCTAGGGGAACCAGACATTCACAGGGTTTTTTCATCTCCTAGGTTGAAGGATTCAGGACATTGAGGTGAACATTGAGTGGCTGTTTAAACTGCAAATTTACAGTTGGGCTAGAACAAATCTTTACCTGAGATTTGACAGAGTTGGTCACTGCAGTAGCTGCATCCACCAGATCCCTGGTCTTGGACTTGTTGATATCCAGGCCAAATCGCTCTGCACTTACAAATGCGTAGAATGCTCCTCCGTAGCTTATATCAACAGTGACTTCATCATGCCCAGGCACAGCAACAATTACATCTGACAAAAAAGAGATTTAGCCTTGATAGCCAGAGGCAGCCAGCAGTGTAAAGTAATTTGAGATGGTGATACCTTGTATTCTACAGGACACAGATCCAACTCTATATGCAACTCTATATGCAATGTTACTATGTATTGAAATGCTTGTCAGCAAAGAATGCAACTTACCTGTTGCAAATGCAAACGCTGGAACACTGTGGAACCTCACACCTCCGGTTTTACCATTGGAGTACTCCACAAATGCCTTAACCAGGCCACATGGACAGTGTATATTCACCTGCGTCTCTGGCGACCTTGGCTCTTGAACAAGTTTGTAGTCTACAGCAAACCTCCCAAGAGcgatgactgcgtggccacacatggTACTGTAACCTTCGTTGTGCATGAAAAGAACCCCCAAGTCGGCTTCAGGTATCTCACTCTCCACGACCAGGGCTCCGTACATGTCATAGTGTCCTCTTGGTTCGAACATCAACACTCTCCGTAGGTAGTCCAGATGCTCTCTCACGTAGCGCCGTTTGGATAGCACACCCTCGCCCTTTACCTCTGGGTAACCACTAAGGATAATGCGCAAAGGCTCTCCACCTGTGTGCATGTCAACCACAGAGAGTACCGATCCTTCGTGGGGTGGAAGCTCCATCtgatttcaacaaaaacattcaACCAGGTTTGCATGCAATTTTCTGTGGTGTAATAATTGATCACTAGGTAATGGGAATGCAACAATATCATCCATTGGGTTTATCTACCTCAGGTTAGGGCCCTGTGTTTTGCCAATCATATAACACAGTAATATTTTATCCTGTATTTGAAGCCTAATCCAGAAATTAGAACTACATAAATTCAAACAATGGTCTAAGGATTGTGCTGGACCATCTGACATGAAAATGGGACAGTTTGATG containing:
- the LOC110529713 gene encoding trans-L-3-hydroxyproline dehydratase isoform X1 — encoded protein: MNVNSRIGSKKMELPPHEGSVLSVVDMHTGGEPLRIILSGYPEVKGEGVLSKRRYVREHLDYLRRVLMFEPRGHYDMYGALVVESEIPEADLGVLFMHNEGYSTMCGHAVIALGRFAVDYKLVQEPRSPETQVNIHCPCGLVKAFVEYSNGKTGGVRFHSVPAFAFATDVIVAVPGHDEVTVDISYGGAFYAFVSAERFGLDINKSKTRDLVDAATAVTNSVKSQVKLHHPTSEDLAFLYGTILTDGKDAYSQEPTANMCVFADAQVDRSPTGSGVTARVALQYHKGLIQLNQTRTFQSGATGSLFTGKAVQDTTCGDFKAVVVEVAGRAHYTGVASFVQESDDKLKLGFLLK
- the LOC110529713 gene encoding trans-L-3-hydroxyproline dehydratase isoform X2 gives rise to the protein MELPPHEGSVLSVVDMHTGGEPLRIILSGYPEVKGEGVLSKRRYVREHLDYLRRVLMFEPRGHYDMYGALVVESEIPEADLGVLFMHNEGYSTMCGHAVIALGRFAVDYKLVQEPRSPETQVNIHCPCGLVKAFVEYSNGKTGGVRFHSVPAFAFATDVIVAVPGHDEVTVDISYGGAFYAFVSAERFGLDINKSKTRDLVDAATAVTNSVKSQVKLHHPTSEDLAFLYGTILTDGKDAYSQEPTANMCVFADAQVDRSPTGSGVTARVALQYHKGLIQLNQTRTFQSGATGSLFTGKAVQDTTCGDFKAVVVEVAGRAHYTGVASFVQESDDKLKLGFLLK